In a genomic window of Diadema setosum chromosome 3, eeDiaSeto1, whole genome shotgun sequence:
- the LOC140226357 gene encoding C-type lectin domain family 4 member M-like has translation MSGPTCLFLVALLLCVNSALSQTEALNKDRARALYTLAETCSYYNCPANWPPRAAGRDACYIYRGDKKEWPDARDACRDIGGKLVKFESAAEFTTVKNFVMSTYNLGQFPSVWTGLNDRSNEGTYVWDGFGGSLSKYSSLWDGGQPDNHDSGWFSSGEDCVEFNGRKLNDLECDYDRPFVCEYHP, from the exons ATGAGTGGTCCCACTTGCCTTTTCCTCGTTGCCCTGCTGCTGTGTGTGAATAGCGCCCTCTCACAAACCGAAGCACTCAACAAGGACAGAGCTCGTGCATTGTACACCCTTGCTGAGACCTGCTCTTACT ACAACTGTCCAGCAAACTGGCCACCCCGAGCTGCTGGGCGAGACGCTTGCTACATATACCGCGGGGACAAAAAAGAGTGGCCTGATGCGAGAGATGCCTGCAGGGACATCGGCGGGAAGCTGGTAAAGTTTGAGTCCGCAGCGGAGTTCACCACCGTGAAAAATTTCGTCATGTCTACCTACAACCTGGGTCAATTTCCGAGTGTGTGGACCGGCCTAAACGACCGTTCTAACGAGGGGACCTATGTTTGGGACGGGTTCGGCGGGTCGCTGAGCAAATATAGCTCACTGTGGGACGGTGGCCAGCCTGACAACCACGACAGCGGGTGGTTCAGCTCCGGCGAAGACTGTGTCGAATTCAACGGGAGAAAGCTCAACGACTTGGAGTGCGACTACGATCGTCCATTCGTCTGCGAGTATCACCCATAG